The following is a genomic window from Bubalus bubalis isolate 160015118507 breed Murrah chromosome 6, NDDB_SH_1, whole genome shotgun sequence.
TCACCTCCTGCGTTTCCACTTTGGGGGGCTCTGACCCCTCCTCCTCTTTGTTCTCCTCAAGCGTCTTCCCAGAAAACTTCTTCAACCAGTCATCATCAGACCAAACTGAAAGGAAAGAAGCGAGCAGATGAGAACCAATTCAAGCCATCAGCCAGCTGCTAAGTAGGTGCTCTGGTCAGCGAAGCAGAACATGTTTTGTGGCTCTCTCAGCCGGAGGTCTCCACTTTGGGAAGTCACATGTGTCAGGCAAGTTCCCATCTTTTAGAGACTGCCAACCCTCAAGTCCAgctcttgtgtgtgttagtcgcttagtcgtgtctgactctttgcaaccccatggactatagcctcccaggctcctctgtccatgggattctctaggcaagaatactggagtaggttgctatttccttctccaagctctTAGCAGGGCTACATTAAAAGCCCCAGGGAAAGGTGCAGCCCTTGCCAGTCCCAGCCCCTGATAGAACCTGCCAGGAATGTTGAGAACACTGCGACAGATGAGAGATCAGGCATGGCTTCTCTCATAAAGGAAACAATTACCCTGGCGTGGCTGAGAAGCTACGCTCTTTATTTCCCCACAAAGGTGGCACATGTCCTTTGCCAATGTGAACCATCCTCTACTACTGTCCGCCAGAGAAGCGTTCAGTGCCTACTTTCAAGAAAACTGGGACAGGAAGGCAGGCAAGGCCAAACTGGAGGGTGTGCTGGGGCATCCGTATTGCTCCCACTCACCTGGTCTAGAAGAGCCTTCCTTAATCCTCATGGGTTTTGCCAAATTGACACGAATTGTCCGTCCAAAGAGCTCAGATTCATTCTGAAAAGTGTGCAAATCCATTTGCTTAAACTGTTAGGTTAAAAGAAAGTCAGACGCTTTCCATTTACTTCTGATACACCTGAGACAAGCTCATGATTTGTTCTCCCTTAATCCCTGATCCCCTAACAGCAAGTTATGCACCTGCCACAAAgcagcccatgggctgcagagaATTTCCTCCTGGGAGCCATCATAcagttcctttctcttttcttcctttcaactTTATTAGTtccttatttggctgcattgagtcttaggTGCAGCACATGAGGTCTTTGTTGTGGCCCAtggactctctagctgcagtacaggcttagttgctccatggaatgtgagatcttaattccttgaccagggactgaacctgcatcctctgcattacaaggcagattcttggcccctgggccaccaaggaagtccctttcttttttaaaattgaagcatagttgatttacaatgttttgggtGTACAgtaaactgattcagttatacattatatatatgtcagaatcttctccattataggttattagaagGTATTAAATAAcaggttccctgtgctatacagtaggaccttgttgtatATCTAGTTCATATGCAGCAGTATCTGACCTCCTTTCTTTCAATACTAGTAATGACCTGCCTGAACAAAAGTGACGCTGTGTTCAGAGTACTCTGAAATTACAAGGATAAATGCAATTTCCAAGTACCTGAGTTCATTTTCAAAAGTCAAGGTCAGCCTTACGCAATGAGAAGTGATCTTGTTCTAAGAGCTGAGGAAAACATTTGATGAATGGGAAACAGAGAACAGGAATAAAGGAAAGCCTTATTACCCTCAGATAACTGGTACCAGGAAAGGTCACTCAATGTGAAATCACTTTAAAGACAGTAAGAAAATTTCATGGTAAAatgtaaagggggaaaaaattggGAATGTACTGTGATGAaactaaaattaatgaaaataaatttcttatagTTAAAATTCAGCTTTTAAACTATGGCCTAATTTGAAGAACAGAGATATAATGGATGTTTATACATCTGCAgtattttttccaataaaatcCTATCAACAGTATGATTATCTTTGCATTTCTTATCTGATGTGAAAATCCTAAGTATCCTGAAGAGGGAACACAGACTCAAGAGCTGCATCATCGCCCCAAGGAGCTCTCCAGGCTGTCCCAATCACTTGGATCAGCAGCACATCCTATCATTATCCTTATCAAATTTCTCTTCTCAATTGTTAACTGGTCTAACACTTCATGAAACCCTGCCTCTTTTGTAAAATATGCAGTTTCACTGTGCAATTACTTTGCATTGTTTACAATTTCCTATCCTAGACACAGGCAGCCAGTGAGAGACTGGTCAACAAGGATGATTAGCCTTTACATTATCATCAAATGGAGAAAGATATTTGAGAAAGGACAATTTCATAAGTGATCAATTCACAGTGAATATTTTCACACGATGACAATTTGTATGTACTTCCTCATGCAACCTTGTAACTTTGGAGGTTTAGCAAACCCAATGTAGAACTAAGTGCCCTCTGTACCACCAAAAAGCAACTTCTGTAAGAAGCAGGATTCCCAGCCTTACCATGTTGTCAATAGCTGCTGCAGCATCCTGCCAAAAAAAGACAAGGTACGAATTTACGTTTGCAGTCAAATGCTTCTTGTAGTGTCTAAACACATACTTggtaaaatgacaacaaaaaaacaaTCCAACAGAAAAaggtctctttttcttcctcacctAGGTTGCACGTGTCTAACAAAGTGCACTTCCTGGCTGACTGCAGCTATCTgccatttgaaagtgaaagtgaagtcgctcagtcgtgtccaactctttgcgaccccgtggactgtagcccaccaggctcctccgtccatgggattctccaggcaagaatactggagtgggttgccatttccttctccaggggatcttcctgacccagggatcaaacccaggtttcccgcattgcaggcagacgctttaacctctgagccacatttAGTGGAAGACAAAGAAAGTATCACCAGTGCTACCAGGCAAAGATGCTCAATGAGCAGGGCTGCAGGAGTTCTGCAGAGCAAGACAGGCAGGACCTAGCAGGTCTGTGATGTTCATCACAGCCCATGGTTTCATTAAGTGAAGGCAGCTTTCCTTCAAACAGTGTTTATCATCTCTCTGGAAGCATCACATGAGGCCCAAAAACCCAACCCCAAATGAAGAACAGCTCCTTTTGTAATCAGTAACAATAATAACAAGCCAAATACTTAACATAGATAACAATTTTCTCACCTCTGCCAACTCAAATTCAACAAAAGCAAATCCTCGGTGCTTTTCTGAAAAAAGGCAGACAATATCAAGCAATTATCATGTTGGGCAACAGGAAGAAGCAGGTGGtcacaaagaaagtgaagtcagtcacaTGCCTTATCCATTTACTAGAAATTCTACACCATCACTATTTAGGAAAAAGGTATCTTACTCTGATTCTTTCTAGTTTAAATAACATTTCAAGCAACATTAAACTGTTTtgtagtgagtgaaagtcactcagtcgtgtccccctctttgtgaacccatggactgtagcctgccaggctcctctgtcctttgaattctccaggcccgaatactggagtgtgtagcctttactttctccaggggatcttcccaacccaaggatcaaatccaggaaattatcccacattgtaggtggattctttaccatctgagccaccacggaagcccgtTTTGTAGTGAACATAACTAAATAATGAACTATACTTTTAATCTTTAAAGGCAGCATTCTTTACCAAAGCCAAATCAAATCTTAACCTTTGCACGCAAGGCAGCtagaaaaatgaagtcatttaACCTATCAATCATTCATTCCAAACATACATTCTGAACATCAACTGTGCATAAGTCATGAATCCTAAAACCTGGGTAAGGATGCTCAGTCTTAATCCTCAGCAAAAGGCTAATCTAACCAACACCAACTAGAAAGGCCAAGTGTACAAAAGCATTTGTTTAAGTAACCAATTAACCTTACAGAGTCAACATAACCTTAttgtttttatacatataaagGTCCCAGGGAGGTTAAATCCATATACAATGTTGATGATAAGAGCTGAAGCCACACAACTCGTCTCAGGACTCAGCAGAGCATAGGTTGCTGAAACCACAAAACAATCTCAGGACTTAATGTAGCTGaggttcttttgtctccttgcgAAAAGAATTCGCTGAGAGGCAAAGCGGCATGGAAAAAGTCATTTATTAGTATATGACGCTTATGAGAGATACAAGGAGGCAGGCAAGAGGGTGCTGTGACAAGAACTTAGTGGggtacaatttaattttttttacttttaaaattcattcatttatttgtttttggctgtgctgggtctttgttgctgcatggaggctttctctagttgtggcgagtcggggctcctctctagtgtgtgggcttctcattgcagtggcttctcttgttgtggagcaccgcTCAGTAGTTATGGAGCACTACCTCAGctgccacaaggcatgtggaattttccctgcattggcaggcagattcccaaccactggatcaccagcgaagtcctgggctatacttttataattaaaggaaaaatgaggAGGAGGATAAGACTACCCTCTTCCTCATTCTTTGAGTCTCCCATCACTAATTCTTCCTACATGCTGGGTAGGGGAGTTTTTGACCCTGCATGGCCCCACTAGGACTATCACGGTGCTATGGAAATGAGCAAGAAGGCAGtaacagatattaaaatatgGTAAATCATTTCGGGTTTCAGTATAATGTCACCTTTcccctatatttttgtttttagtgtgtGCACAGGAGCATGGCCAagggatcattaacttactgacCTCAACCAGCAGAATGCAGGTGTCACTGCTATATGGTGCTGTTGTTAAGCAGGGCTGCTTGGTTTTGTTGCTGAGTGAGCCTGCTTTCTTGAATGATCAATTAACTCACATGGGTCTCCCAAAATTCCCTCTCTATGATCCCCTAGTGGGATTTCTAAACTAGTTGTGTACTTTAGAGCTGGGCCTAAAACTCCAACgttaaaaatgacaacaaaggtTAAGACAGAAAACTGAACTGCAGCTGTGATACTAATTGAAGGAAGAGTTCAGGTGCAAAGAAGCTGAGGCCCCACTGTTGAAGCTGGGCTTTCCTGCTACCCTATTTAACAGCACAGCTGCCAAGAAGAGAGCAGGTGTAGGAGAGTGCCTGGCAGGCAGTTTGAAACAACAGCTCTCCATGTAGCTCGAAACCAATCTTCCTACTGGCTAACTGAAAAGCCTGTCTTACTTCAAATGCAATATATGGGATCTGAAAAGCATACTGCAGCTCACAACCCCAAGTCTCAGAGAAGTCCTTCTGCATAAAGATCACTGTCACACTGCCCAAAGCATATTTAGAACTTACTGTAATATGACTTACAAAAGTTTTAAGTTCTTTCCTAGCAGGAGGATTCTGGGCATGAGAAACACTAAGACGACTCACCTGTTTCATAATCCAGAGGAATCTGGATATCTGTGATGTCTCCAAAAGGGATAAAAGCAGCATGGAGAACTTTGTCATCCACCTCCTCTGCAAGTCCACCTGCAAAGACATCAAGTGCCTTCTGAACTACTGTCCTTCATTCTCTTGAGAAGTCCCTGCTGTAAAATCAGCATGCTGTTGTCAGGGCAGGGATCTTTCCATTCAGTCCTTTGGGTTCATAAATATCCCTCTCATTTGCTCCTTCACACTTACTTACGAAGCACACTCTTCACTCTCCTTTCAGACCCTCATCTAGCCCAGAGATTCCCTCCACAGCTTCATAActgcctcccttctcctccacAAAGCCAACCAGTACCATCCTGGGAACGTACAGACTTTAACTCATCACTTCCCTGCTTAAAGTACTTTATCCTCGGGATAAAGTACAAACTTAGCACTGTACACAAGGCTGTTCACAAGGTCCTACCCACTTCTTCAGCCTCTTACCCTTTGCTTCCCCGCAAAACGACACATTTGCCTGCCAAGCGTTAGACTATTTCACACCTTTGGGCTTTTGCTCGTGCTGCTTGCTCCCTTGCAGTAAACACACTTGCTCCTACTTCGCTACCTGGCTAATTCCAGCTCATCTCCGGCGTCACCGCAACCTGAAAACTTGCTCTCACCTCTCCAGATGCAGGGGTCCTTTCTCCCCACACCGAGCCCCAAGTCACCAGTGTCCGTCCCCACCAAAGCTCTCATCAAACTGCGCTATTGAGGTTATTCTCATTTTTAGCCGGCTAGCCTGGGAACTCTTTCCCTGAAGAGTAGGGGCTGAGCCATTGCTGCGGTGAATGTAAAATGAATGGACGCGAGGATTCAGAGGTCCCTAATATTCCTCCAACCATCGCCCCGGCCCCAGGTGATGAAGAGGTTGTTGTTAGAGGTTGGCGGGCTTCGAAGAGAGGTGCAATTATGTCTCAGGCTCACTCTCTGAGACCCAAGCAATACCGCCACAGATGCCACCTAGACAGCTGCTCGCCGCCTCCCGCGTCCGGAGACCTGTCCAGCTCCACGCCACGACCCACTCGCGGCCCGGTTCGCCCAGCCTCCGCCTAGCCCCCAAGCCTGCTCACCTACATACAACACTCGCTTCGTAGTGGCCATCTTGCTCTTGCGCTCTTCCGCCGGAAGCCTGCATTCGGCCCGCCCCTTCCCCAAGCTCCGCCCCCGCGTACGGCTATCGCAGACCCCCGCCCACTTTGGCATAAGCCGTGGCGGCCTCTGGGTGCGGTCGAGCTGCGAGTGCAGCGTAGGTGCATCTTGGTACCTGAACTGACAAGGCTTCGGCTCTGTAGGTGGTCTCTGCTGCGGAACACACTCCCTTGCGGAGTCAGAATGAGTCAGCAAGTAATAAACAACCAATAAAGTACGGTTAGCGGGTCACCCCGCCCATCTATTTTTGGACAACCGGGAGCTatgaatggtttttacatttttaaagagctgGCGGGCGgggaaagaagaaacaagaatAATATTTCgtgacatgtgaaaattatattagattcaattttcattaaaaaatttttatcagaACGCAGTCTTGCTCATTCTTTTTAGTATTCATATGTGAGTGCTTTCAGGCTGCAGGGGCAAACCCAGAGCCTACAAAGCttgaaatatttaccatctggatCTTTGGGAAAAACGTTGACCGACTCCTGGAATACATCAACTAGTAGCAATACATAAATTAGCCTAAGTGGTACAAAATAATGGGGCCACTTCTTTTAGGCAGAGCAGTTGGTTAAGACCTCTCTGAGGCCATATTTAAGCTGAAACCCTACGGAAGAGGagccagagagaggagggagcaAGGGAAAAGGTTTCCGGGAGAGGAGACAGCTTCTGCACCTTCTTGTGGGCCTTGGGGAGGAGagggacatggaacatcagacagAACAGGTGGGTAGGGGTGGCAGGATGCATGACCCTGCAAACCATGTGGAGTACCAGGGGGCTTTGAGAAGCTACTGAAGGTTGTGATGGGTAGTTACATGGTCACATTTATACTTCAAAATAGTCTCTGACCATTGTGCCCAGAATGATTTGGGTGGAAGCCTAGAGACCAGGAGGTTAATGTAGTCGAGACTAAGGAAGAGTTGATGATGGTTCTGTCCCCCAAGTCTACCCTCTGCCTTGTTCTGAGGGTgatattaagggaaaaaaaaaacaaaaaaaaaaaaaaaaacttcaagtcTCTAGAGctccctttttttaaattttatttacttatttatttttggttgtgctgggtctttgctgcacagactttttctctagtttcagggaGCAggagctattctctagttgctgtgtgaggtcttctcattgctgtgacttcgctcatttcagagcacaggctctaggcatgcatgCTTTAGTAGTTGTAGCATGAGAGCTCGGTAGttgtagctcctgggctctagagtgcagtctcagtatttgtggtgcaatggcacaccagcttagttgccttgcagcgtgtaggatctttccagaccagggactgaacccctgtctcctgcattggtaggcagattccccACCACAGAGacctcagggaagcccctaaagctCCCTTCTTCAATCAGTGCTGCTGATGACAAGGCTCCTACAGCCCTTGATACAGGGACATGACATGGCCATGCCAAGTCAACCCCTGCCAACACTCCAGCTCTGGCTCTGACCATGTATTCAGTTCTCTTGCCTCTGCTCATTTAgctctctcctttctccatctGGAGGCGCCCACCAGTCCTTGTTGAAGTCCTGCTTACCCCACAGATGGGGGTCATGGCCTCCACATCCAACAATTGACTGGAACACATCCTGTGACTATAGCCAGGTGagtgtctctctttttctttgacaACAAGGCCTGTGCCTACTGTGGTCCCAGAGCTAAGCAGTGGATACAAACACAAACCTCATTGTCCTCAGGACAAACCAGAGGGATACCACTCAGAAATGAGGCTGTGCGATCTGATTACAAGATTCCCCCTGTGAACCTATCACTATTCCCTACTAACGAGGACACTCTCAAGGGAATCTGACAAGTTATCCTTTATGAAGATatggtattatatatatttatatatttggtctttgtccccaCTACCTGGCACAGAGCCCTTAAAACCCTTAAACTTTTCTGAAAGAGgttctttttaaattcataatGAACCCTTTTGACCATACCTGAATTTACTCTGAGGTGACTCATGGTGGAGTTCTGTATTAGTTAGAGTTCtacagagaaaaagaaccaataggagaaatatatatgtatatatattatatatagtaggaaaaaatatatatgtatatatagatatatatacacacattatatagATACATATGGAGAGATTTATTATGAGAACCAGTAAAACCAATTGTATAAATCCTGGTTCAAGAGTAGGAAAACATTGCAATGTCCCAGCTCAGTCATTCAGGCAGATGAAGGTGCG
Proteins encoded in this region:
- the PPIE gene encoding peptidyl-prolyl cis-trans isomerase E isoform X4; the encoded protein is MPKWAGVCDSRTRGRSLGKGRAECRLPAEERKSKMATTKRVLYVGGLAEEVDDKVLHAAFIPFGDITDIQIPLDYETEKHRGFAFVEFELAEDAAAAIDNMFKQMDLHTFQNESELFGRTIRVNLAKPMRIKEGSSRPVWSDDDWLKKFSGKTLEENKEEEGSEPPKVETQEGEPTVKKARSNPQVYMDIKIGNKPAGRIQMLLRSDVVPMTAENFRCLCTHEKGFGFKGSSFHRIIPQFMCQGGDFTNHNGTGGKSIYGKKFDDENFILKHTGPGLLSMANSGPNTNGSQFFLTCDKTDWLDGKHVVFGEITDGLDVLRQIEALSKRKGNGGISPATALLG